The genomic DNA AATTTTATAGCGGCATTAGAAAATTCTTCGTTAGAGCGGTATCTTCTTTTAATATGGGAGAGGGGTTTCCACGAAAATGTTAATTTTAGTTTACTTTCTTTTTCATCAAAAATAAAGGAAAGCTCTCCATTTAACCTCTTTAATTGAGATGAGGGGTGAATTATACATCTTTCCGGATATTTTAACTTTATTCCATATAGGGAAAAATCTTCATATATCATATTTAATAGCCCTTTCTAGTTAAAAATGCTCTAAAAAGTTTATAAATTTTTCTTGATTTATAAGAAAGAATTAAAAAATAAAAAGGGAGTTTCACTCTGCCGGAATTTCTTGAAAGATTTTAGAGATATCGATACCTTGTCTTAGCCTATATTGTTTAAATGCATAGTATACAAGTGCGCCAACTATGTAAAGGCATAGCAAGAATAAAGCTGAAACAGGATGGTTAACACCGTATGTAGCATCAGCAGCCCAATAGTAGAATATCATTGCACCATAACCTAAGAAGATTATTGCTGATAATTGGAAAAGCCATGTATATCTGGAAGAGGGAGATGCTTCCCATAAATCTCTCTTTTTATACGGTAAAATT from Candidatus Bathyarchaeota archaeon includes the following:
- a CDS encoding APC family permease, translating into VTRGMFAMAFDRMLPSWFATLHTKWRVPMISMIWTAIVAAILGYLYAYDIGGFSVAFLDATFTLLIIFMATAICVLILPYKKRDLWEASPSSRYTWLFQLSAIIFLGYGAMIFYYWAADATYGVNHPVSALFLLCLYIVGALVYYAFKQYRLRQGIDISKIFQEIPAE